In the Pelagicoccus albus genome, TGTAAAAAACGGAATTTTGTTAAGTTAGATTTGGCTTGTGACTGGGGCCGTCTCGGTTTTTTGAGTTTCTCGTGTCACAAGAACAGTCACTCATCATGTTTGGTCTGCCAAAAGGCAGCCTAGAAGAACCCACCATCCGTCTATTCAAAAAAGCCGGTTGGAATATCCGCAAAAGCTCTCGGTCATACAAGCCGAGCATAGATGACCCCGAGTTGGATGGACGTTTCGTCCGCAGCCAGGAGATCAGCCGTTATGTGGATCATGGATTTTTCGACTGTGGCTTGTGTGGATACGACTGGGTTGTGGAAAACGAGTCCGATGTGGTAGAAGTTTGTGATCTCGTATACAGCCGAGCCTCGAATCGTCCCTCCTACTGGGTGCTTGCGGTGCCGGAAGCTTCGCCCATCAAGACGATCAAGGATTTGCAGGGTAAGCGCATCGCCACGGAAGTGGTCGGATTAACCCGTAAGTTCCTGGCCGAACACGGAGTGACCGCCGACATCGAATTTTCTTGGGGAGCCACGGAAGTGAAGGTCCCCGACATGGTTGACGCGATTGTCGACCTGACTGAAACAGGTAATTCTCTCCGCGCCAATAAGCTGCGCATCGTCGAAACTTTGCTCAAGACCAACACCAAGTTGATCGCCAACAAAA is a window encoding:
- the hisG gene encoding ATP phosphoribosyltransferase encodes the protein MFGLPKGSLEEPTIRLFKKAGWNIRKSSRSYKPSIDDPELDGRFVRSQEISRYVDHGFFDCGLCGYDWVVENESDVVEVCDLVYSRASNRPSYWVLAVPEASPIKTIKDLQGKRIATEVVGLTRKFLAEHGVTADIEFSWGATEVKVPDMVDAIVDLTETGNSLRANKLRIVETLLKTNTKLIANKKSWEDPAKRAKIENMAMMLQAALSAADKVGIKLNAKQENLSEILKILPALRDPTVNALSDKDWAAVEVVMEEKLVRDIIPRVKELGAVDIIEYPLNKVVR